The Fusarium oxysporum f. sp. lycopersici 4287 supercont2.59 genomic scaffold, whole genome shotgun sequence genomic interval GGCTACCAGAGATGTGCCGTTCGGCCAATGTGTCTTGGTATCAGCCGAGCCGTCGATAGCGAAGATGACATCGACTTGTCGCTCAGATACGAGCAATGGATGGAAGGGAACATTCTGTAAGTCCTCACCGCCGTCGACAAGGGTAAGGATGGTGCTGTCCGCGTTTGAGTTGTTCTTAGGGTTATACTTGTAGAACGGGTTTGGCCAGTTAGCAATATCCCTGTTCTCGTCGCCAATATCCGCCAgagtattatttatagccTTAAGCAGGAACTCTGGAACATTGTCGGCCTTTTGGATCTGCAGGAATGCCTGGTTGAAAAGCGACGCTGAGGTGCCCATAACGAAACCAGCGTTGTCGGCCCCAGCGACACAGTCTCCATTGCGTCCGATTGTACCGTTCTGGAAGGCAGAGCCGACATACTTCAGAGGTGCAAATGCGGCAAGCTCTGGGTCAAAAGATCCCATTTCCCACGGATTGAACTCCATGATAGTGGAATTGCTTGCTATTTGAAGCTGTCCCGTTGTTCTTTCTATTGCAACTATAAGAGGCATAGGCGCCCTCGCAGCCGCGAACTCGGTATCATTTGCAATCGATGAGAAGGTATATGCTAAGTGATGGTTAGCTCCCTATTCAGACTATAGTCAAAAACTAATACCTGGACCTCCATCGCTCGCATTGACAAGTTGATAAGATAAGGACCTTCCCCAATAGTCGGTTAGGGACTTGTTGTAACCTGCCTCCACTTTACCTTGGACATCCTGGTACAGCTCGCGGTAGTATCGCGTTACAGACAGATCATTTGGGCCTGGATTTATCAAAGTAAGCAAGGGCCCTCAATAGGTAACTATGCTGCAACAAACCTTCGATGATTGAATCATCAAGTTGCCAAAGGGAACCTAGGAAAGCATTGGAACCATAAATGATAGATTCCACTGTCGTGAAGTTCTGTACATACAGACTTCCAACCACCCAGCTGCCTCCAGACAGACCGCTGAGGTAGGTTGTAGCTTGGAGAATACCGCCCAATTGGCCTTCACTTGTCGACCCTGTGGTTCGGTTGTCAAATGCAGCGATGGCACCAGCACCGTTTATCATGGCTCGATAACCTCCACCGGAGATAGCAATGCCAATTCGTGGCAACGTCGTGCCATTGGTCACGAATGCCGTTCAAGTATGCTTCAATGTCGATGCCTCNNNNNNNNNNNNNNNNNNNNNNNNNNNNNNNNNNNNNNNNNNNNNNNNNNNNNNNNNNNNNNNNNNNNNNNNNNNNNNNNNNNNNNNNNNNNNNNNNNNNNNNNNNNNNNNNNNNNNNNNNNNNNNNNNNNNNNNNNNNNNNNNNNNNNNNNNNNCAGGGGTATATCCATCAAGGGGCATCCGGCGTTGCTCCTTGGCTCAAGAATCGCGAAAAGTCCGCCTTCAGGACGCCGCAGTCTTGCTGCTGGATTAGAGATTTAGTCCCAGTCTACCTTGGTGACTGATACATGAACATACCCGTGGACAACGCCAGCAAAATTGCCAACTGGATCAAGCGACCGCATGATATCATTTTTCACTGTCAAGTAGAGTTCGAATTGTCAGAGTCGATGATTTTGAGTGGTAGCTCAGTTTAGGATGGCGACGCGGACGGGAACAGAAAGACTGCAATATCTCTCGGAGACAAGAGCAGCCTCGAGGTCCTTGTGCTTATCGGAATATCGTGTATTTCTGAGGCGTATTGTTCAAAACCACTGGCTATTAGTCACATGTGTCACAGTTACGTATGCGTTCTTGTGAATTTAAGTTGTGTAATAACCCACTGACTAGTGCTTATGGACTAGTACTCCATCTTAGCCAATAACATCGCATGTTTGGCTTCGTGCAAGACAAACGTGGCTGAACTTTGCATTGACGTAGCTGTTTGTCAGACTACGTACTGATCCTTCAGATCATTCAACTGACAGCAACAAACGCACCATCATCCAATCCTGCATCTGAGCCTGAAACTGGTTCTGTAGTGGCTGTCAGACTTTCGATGTACAGGGTCATTGCCAAAGATAGTTAGCTTACCAAACACGAAAACAACAAGAGCCTGATTACCCCGCCCACCCAAAACTCTGATGTTGAAAGCATCTCGTGGGCAACAGCAGTCGTAATTGTTTGGCGCCACGTAAGGTATGTTCCACGAAAAGGTCATTTTATTATTGGTCTCAAAGCCGAAGACCCTGTAGGAAACAGAACCAGTAATCACCCCATATATGTGGCTTGACTGGCATCGCAACCTGCCGCTCTCCCCTGCTAGTATCTCATGCGGCGGCCGCGAGTCTGGCGTGTCAATCCAATGGCCATGATCTAGGCTTGGTGATTCTGCCTTAATGTTGTGTTTCTTGTTAGTATGATTCAGAATAACAACTAATAACTCTCGTGCAGCCATGTTATTGTTGACTTGGAACGATAATTAATTGATGGTTTGCGCTGTCATGGGGTGCGCAACTATTAGATTGTAAGCAGAATAGAAGAGATCAGTCTTGAACATAATTACAGTTTGTCGATATTGTGTGAAGTTATTCCAGCCTTATGTATTTGTCTAGAGCTGTAATTAACACCACGTGGGCCATTATCAGCAGGCTGAAGTGAGTTGTGAGCTTTACAAGTGGCCGCTCACTTATCAAAAGGAACCCTTATTTGAGACACTACCGTTTAAAGATTTAGCAAACGGCTCGAGTATCTTTGTGGTATGGCACAGCACCACTATCAAGGATAGACATAGATTAAGTTGTTACAATCATGATCAGTGAACATATCTAGTTGACCAGGACTACAACTAAGATCTATAAAATGGGCCACGGTGTCGCTTCTTTCGAGATGTTGATTTTATAAATGTTATGCACTCAAAACACTGACATGTCTTCCACCGATCACAAGCTCGACAAGGGTCAACTCTCCAAGCAAGGACGGCGACGCCATCATAATCATGATAGTATAGATGATCCAAATCATCACTGTCAccaccgtcatcatcatgttcaCCGCAGACCAATAGATGACAACGCTATGAGACTGTACGAAGAGCCAGAGTGGTGGAGTCACTTGATCAATCCATCGGCTCTGGAGACGTTAATTAGTGAGGCTCATCTCCGTCTAACTACTTCCGTTATATTCGCTTACAGGATATGCATCAGCAAAGGCGATTGAAGCGAGCGGTCATAGTGAAAAGAGGGGTTCCGAGATTGGTAATGAAAGCCACCATGCGCTGCTTATGGGTGTCCGTACGGGGGCGGAAGTAGCATCCCGTATCAAAAATGATAGAGGGCCTTGGGCTGGCGAGAAGTCAATCAAGGTTGTCAGTGCAGCCATAGCATCGGCAACTATTGACTTATTACTGGGCACTGATTCCAAAAGCCATCCACTGAGATATGCAGTGGCTTCAATGGTTGAGAAGGTTATTATAGGTAGAATAATAAATGGTAAACTAAAGCTTTGAAACGTATACATTTCGATACCTTTCTGCCCTGACCGTGAAAGTCTTTTAGGTTTGGGAGCTAGACCACAGGGAATGCAATCATATCATTCATTTGCCAAATGGGATGAGGCCATTGACGACACTATAATACGATTATGGTTGCAAAGACAGGAACTCCCAATCTCTTCAGACCCGGAGACCCTGTAATGCATGTGGTGAACACCATCTTCCGATGCAACTAATTAATCTAGTTATTGTGCTAAGCTGTTGGTGACGCGGCGACAATACACATGTCATTCAGCTCGACAATATGGGGTCCAAAGAGACCCTAACCTCGATCCCCACAAGCTTCTATTCTTTGACAGGCATCCCGCTCAACGATTACCTGTCAGCGTGGCCTAATGCATGACATCTAGCTGGATTGCACCAATTGAGGAACGAAAGGATGAGAAATAGAAAGTCCAGACCCAACCTTATCATATTTAATCTGCAACAAATGGACCGGTCTCGAATTGCCAAGGTATATCGCTATTCATTGTGCTAGATAGAGGACACATGCTGAAGTATAGAGTCAAGAAGTACAAATCCAAACATTCTAACATTAGATAGCACCATAGAGGCAAATAGAGAACATACCATATGCAGGTCCCAATTGTTACGGAAAAAAAGCTGAAACAACTCTCTACAGTACCTTGNNNNNNNNNNNNNNNNNNNNNNNNNNNNNNNNNNNNNNNNNNNNNNNNNNNNNNNNNNNNNNNNNNNNNNNNNNNNNNNNNNNNNNNNNNNNNNNNNNNNNNNNNNNNNNNNNNNNNNNNNNNNNNNNNNNNNNNNNNNNNNNNNNNNNNNNNNNNNNNNNNNNNNNNNNNNNNNNNNNNNNNNNNNNNNNNNNNNNNNNNNNNNNNNNNNNNNNNNNNNNNNNNNNNNNNNNNNNNNNNNNNNNNNNNNNNNNNNN includes:
- a CDS encoding phospholipase A2 (At least one base has a quality score < 10), whose product is MINGAGAIAAFDNRTTGSTSEGQLGGILQATTYLSGLSGGSWVVGSLYVQNFTTVESIIYGSNAFLGSLWQLDDSIIEGPNDLSVTRYYRELYQDVQGKVEAGYNKSLTDYWGRSLSYQLVNASDGGPAYTFSSIANDTEFAAARAPMPLIVAIERTTGQLQIASNSTIMEFNPWEMGSFDPELAAFAPLKYVGSAFQNGTIGRNGDCVAGADNAGFVMGTSASLFNQAFLQIQKADNVPEFLLKAINNTLADIGDENRDIANWPNPFYKYNPKNNSNADSTILTLVDGGEDLQNVPFHPLLVSERQVDVIFAIDGSADTKTHWPNGTSLVATYERSKAGVSTQNNEFPKVPDQNTFINLGLNKQPTFFGCDTDSGNSSGPLIVYLPNAPYSYESNFTTFDLEYSDSERNQILRNGYNVATMGNGTVDSEWPACVGCAVLARSLVRTGTAVPSKCVDCFQRYCWNGTTNSTVPNTYEPDLMISDAVRRSVPWLIAVGVTLLVNFLFISL